The following are encoded together in the Lactuca sativa cultivar Salinas chromosome 1, Lsat_Salinas_v11, whole genome shotgun sequence genome:
- the LOC111894789 gene encoding probable carbohydrate esterase At4g34215 isoform X2, with amino-acid sequence MIVFPLYLSYSYLLICYAGVHLASAAVGKNIFLLSGQSNMSGRGGVVNSTWDGYIPPESSPNPAILRLTANLTWEPAAEPIHRDIDIAKVCGVGPGMAFANYLLRKNPSIGVVGLVPCAIGGTNISEWVRGGYLYKQMMRRAAAAVAGGGTIRGLLWYQGESDTLTLEDAEAYKNRLRRFFFDVREDLRLPVLPIVQVLRMTAGWRRHDSTHPLVMIYDFGKL; translated from the exons ATGATCGTGTTTCCGTTGTATCTCTCCTACAGCTATCTACTGATCTGCTACGCCGGCGTTCACTTAGCATCTGCCGCCGTCGGCAAGAACATTTTCCTCTTATCCGGTCAGAGCAACATGTCTGGTCGAGGTGGGGTCGTGAATTCCACATGGGACGGCTACATCCCACCTGAATCTTCACCTAACCCCGCCATCCTCCGTCTCACCGCCAACCTCACCTGGGAACCCGCGGCGGAGCCTATCCACCGAGACATTGACATTGCAAAAGTATGCGGTGTTGGTCCTGGAATGGCATTCGCGAATTACTTGTTGAGAAAGAATCCGAGCATTGGAGTGGTGGGGCTGGTTCCTTGTGCGATTGGAGGGACGAATATCAGCGAGTGGGTTCGTGGTGGGTATCTTTACAAGCAGATGATGAGGCGGGCGGCGGCGGCGGTGGCCGGAGGAGGCACCATCCGTGGGTTGCTATGGTATCAAGGGGAAAGTGATACGCTCACTCTTGAAGATGCCGAAGCGTACAAGAACAGATTGCGTCGTTTTTTCTTTGATGTGCGTGAGGATCTTCGTTTGCCTGTTCTTCCCATAGTTCAG gtacttcggatgaccgCGGGATGGCGAAGGCATGATAGTACACATCCTCTTGTTATGATCTATGATTTTGGAAAACTATGA
- the LOC111894789 gene encoding probable carbohydrate esterase At4g34215 isoform X1, which produces MIVFPLYLSYSYLLICYAGVHLASAAVGKNIFLLSGQSNMSGRGGVVNSTWDGYIPPESSPNPAILRLTANLTWEPAAEPIHRDIDIAKVCGVGPGMAFANYLLRKNPSIGVVGLVPCAIGGTNISEWVRGGYLYKQMMRRAAAAVAGGGTIRGLLWYQGESDTLTLEDAEAYKNRLRRFFFDVREDLRLPVLPIVQVALASESGPYTIVVREAQLEMKLANLKTVDAMGLSLQQPENLHLTTPSQVSLGKILTKSFLQVCHYHNL; this is translated from the exons ATGATCGTGTTTCCGTTGTATCTCTCCTACAGCTATCTACTGATCTGCTACGCCGGCGTTCACTTAGCATCTGCCGCCGTCGGCAAGAACATTTTCCTCTTATCCGGTCAGAGCAACATGTCTGGTCGAGGTGGGGTCGTGAATTCCACATGGGACGGCTACATCCCACCTGAATCTTCACCTAACCCCGCCATCCTCCGTCTCACCGCCAACCTCACCTGGGAACCCGCGGCGGAGCCTATCCACCGAGACATTGACATTGCAAAAGTATGCGGTGTTGGTCCTGGAATGGCATTCGCGAATTACTTGTTGAGAAAGAATCCGAGCATTGGAGTGGTGGGGCTGGTTCCTTGTGCGATTGGAGGGACGAATATCAGCGAGTGGGTTCGTGGTGGGTATCTTTACAAGCAGATGATGAGGCGGGCGGCGGCGGCGGTGGCCGGAGGAGGCACCATCCGTGGGTTGCTATGGTATCAAGGGGAAAGTGATACGCTCACTCTTGAAGATGCCGAAGCGTACAAGAACAGATTGCGTCGTTTTTTCTTTGATGTGCGTGAGGATCTTCGTTTGCCTGTTCTTCCCATAGTTCAG GTAGCACTGGCATCTGAATCTGGGCCATACACAATTGTGGTGAGAGAGGCCCAATTAGAAATGAAGTTGGCTAATCTAAAGACTGTTGATGCAATGGGTTTAAGCTTGCAACAACCAGAAAATTTGCATCTTACCACACCATCTCAAGTATCTCTTGGAAAGATTTTAACTAAATCCTTCCTCCAAGTTTGTCATTACCACAACTTGTAA